The Malus domestica chromosome 10, GDT2T_hap1 nucleotide sequence ACCTCCATCCCCAAACTAAAGCTGAAAATTTTTCTACCACTCAAAAAAGCTGCAACACTGGATGGCCTTCATAAAGTCGATGAAACTTCCTTTATATACACTTCCAAATAGGGTGGATCATAGGGTTGCAATTTTTGACATTCAACTCTATTCATTAGACTCGTCGTTAAGTCTGACCTTACAAATAAGGTGCCCTTCCATCTCCTGATGGATCGTATCCCTTCTTGACATTCAACTCGATATTCCAATGTATCATTTCAGTCTAACCTGGAGAATGAGATGGACATCCCTCTTGAAGATGGACCGTAGCTCCTCATTAGCTTCCATGCCAATTCTCCTGTTTCAGAAGCATGTATTTCAATTCAAATTGGCTCGTGTTGAAAGCAAAAGCAGTGATTCCAATATGCTAGGACTTCAGTATTTACCCTATTTTATTGCCCTTCTTTCCTACAAGAATCTTGCGTTGACTTAATTTGTTCGTGATAAGATGTTGTTCAATCCGAAGAGAGCCATCTCGCAACTCCTTCCAGTCCATCAACCGATGTTCAATAGTGTATGGGATTTCCTAAACAAGCAGAAATTGCCATTACTGAAGATCCTCAAATTGCTTATAAATTCAGACCTTGGGAATGAAAATATAATCAGATAGAAATGATAGCCTCAAAGTACCTCGAAACTGAAGATATACCTGATGCACATGGTCTAACAACCTTTCTCGGACAACTTCTAATGATATATTCTTCATAACTTCCTCAGTcatgatgaatggatcttcatcCCAAGACCGTTTAACGGCCTAAACATAAAAAAACCACTGAAGAACTGAGATGTGGGATATAGTGGACACCAGTAACATTCGCTAGAAAGATGAGCAGATACATGTAAACCAGACATATCTTGAAAATTCTTTCCAACCAAAACATAAATCTAAAGAAGGCCTTCGTAATAGAATATTTTTGACAGGTAAATGTCACAGGAAATGATGACAATGAAGGCAATACTAAAATGCTCACATGCCTGATCCATCAAATATTGAGCAAGATCTTTCACTCCAGAGCCCTTCAGACCAGAAATCATGAAACGCCTACAaggttaaagaaagaaatagatCGTCAGATATACTTTTAAGAACCCTGGCGAAAAGAGAAAACACACCATCtttgattttgtaaaaggaaacaCACCTTTCATAACCAGGAAGATCTTTGAATTCCTCAGCAACCTTTAAcaagtctttcttcttctcaactAAATCAACCTTGTTCATACATAAAATTCGCTTTTGCACTGGGTGTGGTAGTGCTCCCATACGCTTGATCAATCCTATAACCCTTACATCAGGCCTATATGGATGGAAATACAAAGAACCGGGTGATTAGGGACCAAACACTGATGAAATTTAGAAAAAATTGTTAACAAACTTGAGTGGCTGAAATAATGCAGGGAATGAGGATAATggctgaaataaaaaaaaaatgcactaTTATCAAAAGCGATGAACATTTGCCCAAATGGAATCCACCTGCCATATATATCTAGCTCTGATGCCTATGTTTGTTTCATGCATATTTAGAACCATAACACTTGTGAGCTATTGTAAAATATGGCCATCTAATAGCTTGCTAGGATAGGTTTCCTTAGAGTCAACCATGGGAtaacttgaagaaaaaaaaaaaaaaaagttacaggGTATCATATGGAATGAATAACTAACCTGGTAAGATGCCTATGGACGTCAAATATAACTATGAGCACATCGTATAAAGTAACTGAACTCCAAGCACTTTCTACGCGAACCTTGAAATCCTTGTAAGGACATCCCTTGTTGCTTAATGTAAGACCTGGAGTATCAAAGAAACACTGCATAGGCACACATGAAGACAGTCAATAAATAGCTCAAAACATCGATAAACAACTGCAAGATATGTCATACACCACAATTTCTGTGCTCCAGTCTGTGGGGAGAAAACATAATAATAACATGTCTACACATAAGTAATCGACGAGAATAATATGCAAAGACAACCCATCACCATTACCTTTCCTGTATCAAACACACTCATCACTATATGAAAGTAAGTGTCGCATGCTCATCACATTTTTGTTGTACCATAATTTCATAAACAAAGAACTAggataaagaaatgaattgcataTTGTAATTCGAATAATTTTCAGAGCTCATTAGGACATAATATAACTTAATCAAAGCATTCCCAGTCCAGAAAACCTGGTCGATTATAAGCTAAAAACAAGAAACATACAATTTGTGTGTCTCCTTTTGTCATAACTCCTAATACTTCATGAGTAGTGGTGTTTGTCTTCCGTGAAACAGCGGAAACCTTCGTCCCAACCTATAAGAAATGCAGAAACATGTTATAAATCTGCACAATCTGTCACCAGAAAGGTTCTGGTTACAACAAAAGCCAGTAAAAAGTATACAATCCTCTGATAtggtaaactttttttaaaaagaatatTACCACAAAATCCAACAAATTACATAGTTTACGAACAAAGTATAATCTCCCAAGCCAGTACATATCTCACATAGGGGGATTTCAAAGCTTCTTCATTTGTTTCCCTCCAAAGAAATTTTTGTTGGGACAACTTCAGACATATTAAGAAGCTCATGCCTGCTTTGGCCTCAAGAACTATTTGATATCTATCTGAGTAAAGTGCAGTGACCATGAACCAGCTATTGATATCGCTTTCAGACAAATTAGGCAGATTGTACCATATGCATGGTGAATATAACATAATACTGAGCAACACAGACGAACCCTAGTTGCCATAAAATATTAAACCATGACCAGCTAGGCAAATGAAAGAATCCACAACACCAAATTTACCCAAACCCTTGTCCAACGAAACAATCAAAAGCTTCCAACACTTCATTATAGTCATCCTATAGGACTAGCGTATACCCTACTGAAAACCCCATCACAAAGTCATCTTCTTTTTTTCGGGAAATGAATCGCCAAATCGTCAAACAAACTGTTAAACTACTTAGCAGTTCAAACCAAATCATAAACCACAGTAACACAGTCATCATTTAATATTATCATTAACTAAACCAACACCATATCCAACAGTTAATTAAACCTCCCCCCtctttttctccctctctcttctaaATTAAATACGTTTAAAccataaaatccaaaataacAAACCATATAATTAGTCAGAGCAGACTTTCCCGCATTCGGAGCACCAATTATCCCTACAGACAGCGCCTTTTGGTCCTCCTCCTTCACCATTTCCTCCTCATCCCCTGATTCCTCATCATCTGCGCGCTCCAATGCTGCCTCGAGAAGCGCCTTAGCGAGCACTCTACTCTtttgctcctcctcttcctccaaaCGCTTCAATTTCTTCTTCTGGGCGTCCACCCCGATCGATTTATCAGCTTTTGATCTGTACTTGTTGTCCCAAGTCGGCTtctgaggagttttgggcttggaatccGAACCAACGGATGGTATGGCGTAATGGGTACTGTCAAAAACCGAGTCCGAACCATTTTCGGGGTCTGAGAAAGATGGGTTGTGACCGGAGTCGTCCTCTTGCGGCTGAGCGGCGTAGAACCGGTGGAACAAGGAGGCTGGGTTTAAAGGGGTTTTGGTGGGTTTTGAAGAGAGGGTTCTCAGAACTCTTAGAGCTTTCATCTCAGCTGCTAGATACCAAgcatcgagagagagagagagagagagagagagagagattggctTTGTGTGCGTGGGCGGGCTGTTGGGGTTTTAGGGGTTTAGGCTTGAGGCTTCGTCTTGTCACTCTATATTGCTACGAACAAgtgtttctatttttatttttttattttttattttttatttctatggtcgaattttttttttggttcatttctctctctttcttataACTAGCCTTCATTAAGCGTGTAAAAGACCTTTTTTGAATTACGACGATCTATGCacgacttacacgttttaaatgtatttatattcgtaaattgacaaaatgaAAGTCAAATGAATAATATGAGATCATACTATAAGAAATccttcataaaccaattaaagcagctgaattcacataataaaatcgatcTCTAGGCGCTTTGTTGCCCTCTTGGCAGACTATGACCAATTCCAGATCATAAGGGGAGAAGATTCAGAGAAGGAAATTTGAATCCAATCGTCAGGACTAAATACAACTCCATGAATGAGCAAAGAAACATTTTTCTCAGGTCTTTGCTAGACAAATGAGcaagaatttacattaagaatagataaaa carries:
- the LOC103445993 gene encoding GTP-binding protein ERG-like encodes the protein MKALRVLRTLSSKPTKTPLNPASLFHRFYAAQPQEDDSGHNPSFSDPENGSDSVFDSTHYAIPSVGSDSKPKTPQKPTWDNKYRSKADKSIGVDAQKKKLKRLEEEEEQKSRVLAKALLEAALERADDEESGDEEEMVKEEDQKALSVGIIGAPNAGKSALTNYMVGTKVSAVSRKTNTTTHEVLGVMTKGDTQICFFDTPGLTLSNKGCPYKDFKVRVESAWSSVTLYDVLIVIFDVHRHLTRPDVRVIGLIKRMGALPHPVQKRILCMNKVDLVEKKKDLLKVAEEFKDLPGYERRFMISGLKGSGVKDLAQYLMDQAVKRSWDEDPFIMTEEVMKNISLEVVRERLLDHVHQEIPYTIEHRLMDWKELRDGSLRIEQHLITNKLSQRKILVGKKGNKIGRIGMEANEELRSIFKRDVHLILQVRLK